Proteins from one Fibrobacter sp. UWR3 genomic window:
- a CDS encoding TIGR04133 family radical SAM/SPASM protein, whose translation MQLSLKKKLALEAYRLYRHNEIKAHPLTYFFWECTLRCNLHCLHCGSDCVKDAIPDMPREDFMGVLDKLAPHIDPKHFIVVITGGEPLMRQDLEECGQEIKKRGYPWGMVSNGLAMTPERYTKLLNAGLRSLTISLDGLKESHNHFRGAPTSFDNALRAIDMAAHTQGLTFDVMTCVNRQNLKELPKILDILLKIGVKRWRIATVFPKGRAKDNPLFQLTNQEFRQVFDFIREVKKLNVINVNYGCEGFLGSYEKDARNYPFFCRAGVNVSSVLCDGSISACPSLRGDYIQGNIYKDDLWDVWQNRYQVMRDRSWAKIGDCKTCKYWRYCEGSSLHLRDEKTKELAYCHVKRLEAAGA comes from the coding sequence ATGCAACTCTCTCTTAAAAAGAAACTCGCTCTCGAAGCATACCGCCTTTACCGCCACAACGAAATCAAGGCGCATCCGCTCACGTACTTTTTCTGGGAATGCACGCTGCGCTGCAACTTGCACTGCCTGCACTGCGGTAGCGACTGCGTGAAGGACGCCATCCCCGACATGCCCCGCGAAGATTTTATGGGCGTGCTGGATAAACTCGCCCCGCATATTGACCCGAAGCATTTTATCGTGGTGATTACCGGCGGCGAACCCTTGATGCGCCAGGACCTCGAAGAATGCGGGCAAGAAATCAAGAAGCGCGGTTACCCCTGGGGAATGGTCAGCAACGGACTTGCGATGACTCCCGAACGCTACACCAAGCTGCTGAATGCAGGCCTCCGTTCGCTCACGATTAGCCTGGACGGCCTCAAGGAAAGCCACAACCATTTCCGCGGTGCCCCCACGAGTTTCGATAACGCACTCCGTGCCATCGACATGGCCGCCCACACGCAGGGCCTCACCTTCGACGTGATGACCTGCGTAAACCGCCAGAACTTGAAGGAACTCCCGAAGATTCTCGACATCCTCCTGAAAATCGGCGTGAAGCGTTGGCGCATCGCGACGGTGTTCCCGAAGGGCCGCGCGAAGGACAATCCGCTGTTCCAGCTCACGAACCAGGAATTCCGCCAGGTGTTCGACTTCATCCGCGAAGTCAAGAAACTGAACGTCATCAACGTGAATTACGGCTGCGAAGGGTTCCTCGGCAGCTACGAGAAGGATGCCCGCAACTACCCGTTCTTCTGCCGTGCCGGCGTGAATGTATCTTCCGTGCTTTGCGATGGGAGCATTTCGGCATGCCCGAGCCTCCGCGGCGACTATATCCAGGGCAACATCTACAAGGACGACCTCTGGGACGTGTGGCAGAACCGCTACCAGGTGATGCGCGACCGCAGCTGGGCAAAAATCGGCGACTGCAAGACCTGCAAGTACTGGCGCTACTGCGAAGGCTCGAGCCTCCACCTGCGCGACGAGAAAACGAAAGAGTTGGCCTACTGCCATGTAAAACGCTTGGAAGCCGCCGGGGCATAA
- a CDS encoding Hsp33 family molecular chaperone HslO: MNFKDRIIRATGKKTPFRLIVVDLTATMNEIGKQHNAQGFALKLLAENSIASIFLSASLKYAGTVSLTTRFGGEITKVSSDTTPMGLVRAMIPQAELQAVGGNEPALIPQSVQVVKLNEQGKRVHESIIEAPAVSMGQNLATYLLQSEQIRSAVGIEAAFNREDPSKLDYAAGFYIEAFPDLEDKDINLIEVIVQNLPKFKDMNTPEGFDLDELLDQLRGPYEIDIVKEIDPKAYCPCSRERMVATLATLPLKDLQELEAEGKELEVICDFCRTPYQITVADLREIINERRKTRDERK, from the coding sequence ATGAATTTCAAGGACCGCATTATCCGCGCCACGGGCAAAAAGACGCCCTTCCGCCTGATTGTCGTCGACTTGACCGCGACGATGAACGAAATCGGCAAGCAGCATAACGCACAGGGGTTCGCCCTCAAGCTTTTGGCCGAAAACTCCATCGCAAGCATTTTCCTGAGCGCAAGCCTCAAGTACGCGGGCACGGTCTCGCTGACTACGCGCTTTGGCGGCGAAATCACGAAGGTTTCTTCCGACACGACGCCGATGGGGCTTGTGCGCGCAATGATCCCGCAGGCCGAACTCCAGGCCGTGGGCGGTAACGAACCCGCGCTCATCCCGCAGAGCGTGCAGGTCGTGAAACTGAACGAGCAGGGCAAGCGTGTCCACGAGAGCATCATCGAGGCGCCCGCCGTTTCGATGGGCCAGAACCTCGCCACCTACCTGCTGCAGTCCGAGCAGATCCGCTCCGCCGTGGGCATCGAGGCGGCATTCAACCGCGAAGACCCGAGCAAGCTCGACTACGCCGCGGGGTTCTATATCGAGGCTTTCCCCGACCTCGAGGACAAGGATATCAACCTCATCGAAGTCATCGTGCAGAACCTGCCGAAGTTCAAGGACATGAACACGCCCGAGGGTTTTGACCTGGACGAGCTGCTGGACCAGCTGCGCGGGCCGTACGAAATCGACATCGTGAAGGAAATCGACCCGAAGGCCTACTGCCCCTGCAGCCGCGAACGCATGGTGGCGACGCTTGCAACGCTCCCGCTCAAGGACCTGCAGGAACTCGAAGCCGAAGGCAAGGAGCTGGAAGTCATCTGCGACTTCTGCCGCACGCCGTACCAGATTACGGTCGCAGACTTGCGCGAGATTATAAACGAGAGACGAAAGACGAGAGACGAGAGAAAATAA
- a CDS encoding bifunctional (p)ppGpp synthetase/guanosine-3',5'-bis(diphosphate) 3'-pyrophosphohydrolase encodes MDKAIFTPNEEHIIKVLLKKNEKLDEGILRKAIAFIADAHDGQYRKSGMPYTEHPFEVAKILAELQQDQATVLAGLLHDVVEDTPHTLAEIATEFGEDTAFMVDAVTKITAAQEQNKAAQKAETYRKLITAMAKDPRVIMIKIADRIHNMRTMRYMKPEKRRAIAQETLDIYVPLTHRFGLYKLKTELEDLSFKYVNPDEYQKIVDALIENKEKREKYVQSVIGPLQIKMALEDFDCTIQGRTKNIYSIYNKMISRDCQFEDIFDIFAIRIIVETIPECYLALGYVHNLWTPMQSRFKDYIATPKPNLYQSIHTTVIGPENKMVEVQIRTKDMDLTAEKGFAAHWAYKMETQHEGEELAWLNHMVKLQSEISDSKEYLDFLKVDLKPEGMTVFTPKGASIELPEGSTVLDFAFAIHTELGLHCIGARINEEVVSLDHVVTHGATIQVLKSPSQEPSPEWLDIVKTVKAKQELRRWMKTSIIQQSRSLGKEIWTRELRLAKVEKDKRPGEEEIRKYFGTLSMDDFYERIGQGELPLQDIHRFITGGNSLPKEMALRFFPTFGKDKKGDVRDEMPLQIGQETSLVIHFADCCAPLPGDEIVGVLRPQIGIEVHNKNCSCLKNLPVEQQIAVAWSADVSKPFMTHLTIDTDNRKNITLDILEQLKGSDVSLDRMSVASKQSTGRIRMEFKAFRKEQVDAIITKIKQISGVREVSKA; translated from the coding sequence ATGGACAAGGCAATTTTCACACCGAATGAAGAGCACATCATCAAGGTGCTCCTCAAGAAAAACGAGAAGCTCGATGAAGGGATTCTCCGCAAGGCTATTGCCTTCATTGCCGATGCCCACGACGGTCAGTACCGCAAGAGCGGCATGCCCTACACCGAGCACCCCTTTGAGGTGGCCAAGATTCTCGCCGAACTCCAGCAGGACCAGGCGACCGTACTCGCGGGCCTATTGCACGACGTGGTAGAAGACACCCCGCACACGCTTGCCGAAATCGCGACCGAATTCGGGGAAGACACCGCATTCATGGTCGATGCCGTCACCAAGATTACCGCCGCGCAGGAACAGAACAAGGCGGCGCAGAAGGCGGAGACCTACCGCAAGCTTATCACCGCGATGGCAAAGGACCCGCGGGTCATCATGATTAAAATCGCAGACCGCATCCACAACATGCGGACGATGCGCTACATGAAGCCCGAGAAGCGCAGGGCCATTGCGCAAGAGACCTTGGACATATACGTGCCCCTCACCCACAGGTTCGGCCTTTACAAGCTCAAGACCGAACTCGAGGACCTGAGTTTCAAGTACGTAAACCCGGACGAATACCAGAAAATCGTCGACGCGCTTATCGAGAACAAGGAAAAGCGCGAAAAGTACGTGCAGTCCGTGATTGGCCCGCTCCAAATCAAGATGGCGCTCGAAGACTTCGACTGCACCATCCAGGGCCGCACCAAGAACATCTACAGCATCTACAACAAGATGATCAGTCGTGACTGCCAGTTCGAGGACATCTTCGACATATTCGCGATACGCATCATCGTAGAGACCATTCCCGAATGCTACCTCGCGCTTGGCTACGTCCACAACCTGTGGACCCCGATGCAAAGCCGCTTCAAGGACTACATCGCGACCCCCAAGCCGAACCTTTACCAGAGCATCCACACCACAGTCATCGGACCCGAGAACAAGATGGTGGAAGTCCAGATCCGCACGAAGGACATGGACCTGACCGCCGAGAAGGGATTCGCCGCGCACTGGGCCTACAAGATGGAAACCCAGCACGAAGGCGAGGAACTCGCGTGGCTCAACCACATGGTAAAGCTCCAATCGGAAATTTCCGACTCCAAAGAGTATCTTGACTTCTTGAAGGTGGACCTCAAGCCCGAAGGCATGACGGTATTCACCCCGAAGGGAGCCTCCATTGAACTGCCGGAAGGCTCCACGGTGCTCGACTTCGCGTTTGCCATCCACACGGAACTGGGCCTGCACTGCATCGGTGCCCGCATCAACGAGGAAGTCGTGAGCCTCGACCACGTGGTGACGCACGGGGCGACCATCCAGGTGCTCAAGAGCCCGAGCCAGGAACCGAGCCCCGAGTGGCTCGACATCGTAAAGACGGTGAAGGCCAAGCAGGAACTGCGCCGGTGGATGAAGACCAGCATTATACAGCAGTCGCGTAGCCTGGGCAAGGAAATCTGGACCCGCGAGCTCAGGCTTGCGAAAGTCGAGAAGGACAAGCGCCCCGGCGAGGAAGAAATCCGCAAGTATTTCGGCACCCTCTCGATGGACGACTTCTACGAGCGGATTGGCCAGGGCGAACTGCCCCTGCAGGACATCCACAGGTTCATTACCGGCGGGAATTCGCTCCCCAAGGAAATGGCGCTCCGGTTCTTCCCCACCTTCGGGAAAGACAAGAAGGGCGACGTGCGCGACGAGATGCCCCTGCAGATTGGCCAGGAAACAAGCCTCGTGATACACTTCGCAGACTGCTGCGCGCCCCTCCCGGGTGACGAGATTGTGGGCGTCCTCCGCCCGCAAATCGGTATCGAGGTCCACAACAAGAACTGCAGTTGCCTCAAGAACCTCCCGGTAGAACAGCAGATTGCAGTTGCATGGAGCGCCGACGTCAGCAAGCCGTTCATGACCCACCTCACCATCGATACCGACAACCGCAAGAACATCACGCTCGATATCCTCGAGCAGCTCAAGGGTTCCGATGTGTCGCTCGACCGCATGAGTGTCGCAAGCAAGCAGTCCACTGGCCGCATCCGCATGGAATTCAAGGCGTTCCGCAAGGAGCAGGTCGACGCCATCATCACGAAAATCAAACAGATTTCGGGCGTACGGGAGGTTTCGAAGGCATGA
- a CDS encoding NADH-quinone oxidoreductase subunit A translates to MSEYIILSIFLFLGAFIAAAATVTGLLLGYRTRNTKNKMAPYECGMETIGNARIQFKVGYYLFALLFLVFDIEALFLFPVMMNFKEIMAGHTALSPIVVVIDLVIFMAILVSGLAYAWKKGILKWE, encoded by the coding sequence ATGTCTGAATACATCATATTATCAATCTTTCTTTTCCTGGGCGCGTTCATCGCGGCAGCGGCTACCGTCACGGGCCTACTGCTCGGCTACCGCACCCGGAACACCAAGAACAAGATGGCCCCGTACGAATGCGGCATGGAGACCATCGGTAACGCACGTATCCAGTTCAAGGTGGGCTACTACCTCTTCGCGCTCCTGTTCCTCGTGTTCGACATCGAAGCGCTCTTCCTTTTCCCCGTCATGATGAACTTCAAGGAAATCATGGCTGGGCACACGGCACTCTCGCCTATCGTCGTTGTTATTGACCTCGTGATATTTATGGCTATCCTTGTATCTGGCCTCGCATACGCCTGGAAAAAAGGAATTCTCAAATGGGAATAA
- the thrH gene encoding bifunctional phosphoserine phosphatase/homoserine phosphotransferase ThrH gives MFTKQCVVTLDLEGVLAPEIWIAVAEKTGIADLRLTTRDIPDYDVLMKGRIAILDREGIKLSDIQNVIANLGLLDGARDFMDKLRDETQVIILSDTFQEFAYPIMKNLGFPTIFCHNLVVENDRIRGYHLRMSDQKTKVVKHLQELNFKVFASGDSFNDTGMLKQADKGCFFCAPDSIVAQFPQLEATKTYAELLEKFHQFQEML, from the coding sequence ATGTTTACGAAGCAATGTGTCGTTACCCTGGACCTTGAAGGTGTCCTCGCCCCCGAAATCTGGATTGCCGTCGCCGAGAAGACGGGTATCGCGGACCTGCGACTCACCACGCGCGACATCCCCGACTACGACGTGCTCATGAAGGGCCGCATCGCCATCCTCGACCGCGAGGGCATCAAGCTCTCGGACATCCAGAACGTCATCGCGAACCTCGGGCTTCTGGACGGCGCGCGCGACTTCATGGACAAACTCCGCGACGAGACGCAGGTGATTATCCTTTCGGACACGTTCCAGGAATTCGCCTACCCCATCATGAAGAACCTCGGATTCCCGACCATTTTCTGCCACAATCTCGTGGTGGAAAACGACCGCATCAGGGGCTACCACCTGCGCATGAGCGACCAGAAGACGAAGGTCGTGAAGCACCTGCAGGAGCTGAACTTCAAGGTGTTCGCTTCGGGCGACTCCTTCAACGACACGGGCATGCTCAAGCAGGCGGACAAGGGGTGCTTCTTCTGCGCGCCGGACTCCATCGTGGCGCAGTTCCCGCAGCTCGAAGCCACAAAGACTTACGCCGAGTTGCTCGAGAAGTTCCACCAGTTCCAAGAAATGTTATAA